A stretch of Aerococcus urinaehominis DNA encodes these proteins:
- a CDS encoding sugar-binding transcriptional regulator, giving the protein MSLDNEIVKIASMYFEEGLTQAEIAQQRGVSRSLISKYLNDAKKAGIVKVFIDADTVYTTRLERELEKKFNLTNALVVDTYGLEQAEINRLVSQKASQFLLEIIANYQSVGISWGRSLRRLVDMMPHSRSSQTTIIPLIGGLSDEYFDIQSNQLSYDLARKIRGKAKYLYAPAIVANQALKAELTSNSAIQSILEDGKQVTLALVGISSLDQEDNMKRIGYTDQDDIQRLGDKGAVGVINSRFFDQQGRELDDDINHRVIGLDLEDLRQINQVMTVVQGDKKAEAVKIALDAQLISMIVTTDTLAEQILNLTKD; this is encoded by the coding sequence ATGAGTTTAGATAATGAAATTGTAAAAATAGCTAGTATGTACTTTGAAGAAGGTTTAACCCAGGCAGAGATTGCCCAGCAAAGAGGTGTTTCGCGATCCTTGATTTCTAAATACCTAAATGATGCTAAGAAAGCAGGCATTGTTAAGGTATTTATTGATGCGGATACTGTTTATACAACCAGGTTAGAGCGTGAATTAGAAAAAAAATTTAATTTAACGAATGCCTTAGTTGTTGATACTTATGGCTTGGAGCAAGCCGAAATTAATCGGTTGGTGAGCCAAAAGGCTAGTCAATTTTTACTAGAAATTATAGCTAACTACCAGTCGGTAGGGATTTCCTGGGGCCGGTCACTAAGACGGTTGGTCGATATGATGCCCCATAGTCGATCTAGTCAAACAACTATTATTCCTTTAATTGGCGGCTTGAGTGATGAATATTTTGATATACAATCTAACCAGCTGTCCTATGATTTAGCTAGAAAAATTAGGGGTAAGGCTAAGTATCTTTATGCACCAGCTATTGTGGCCAACCAAGCTTTGAAGGCAGAACTAACCAGTAACTCAGCGATTCAATCGATTTTAGAGGATGGTAAGCAAGTTACGCTAGCTTTAGTTGGAATTTCATCCTTAGACCAAGAGGATAATATGAAACGAATTGGCTATACTGACCAGGACGATATTCAGCGACTGGGTGATAAGGGAGCAGTTGGGGTTATCAATTCTAGATTTTTTGACCAACAAGGCCGGGAACTAGATGATGACATCAATCATCGTGTTATCGGCTTGGATCTTGAAGATTTACGCCAAATTAACCAGGTTATGACGGTGGTCCAAGGAGATAAGAAGGCTGAGGCTGTTAAGATAGCTCTAGATGCTCAGTTAATTTCTATGATTGTGACAACAGATACATTGGCTGAGCAAATATTAAATTTAACTAAAGATTAA